The following coding sequences lie in one Chrysiogenia bacterium genomic window:
- a CDS encoding DUF86 domain-containing protein has translation MPRGFELYLRDILEAITRIESYVEDVDQRGFAADQMRVDAVIRNLEVIGEAAKHLRESERALAPDIPWRKIAGLRNILAHEYFGVDLDIVWDVIITHLPPLRRAVSILI, from the coding sequence ATGCCGAGGGGCTTTGAACTTTACCTGCGTGACATTCTCGAGGCGATCACCCGGATCGAATCTTACGTCGAGGACGTGGACCAGCGCGGTTTCGCTGCGGACCAGATGCGCGTCGATGCGGTGATCCGCAATCTCGAAGTGATCGGCGAGGCGGCCAAGCATCTGCGCGAATCCGAGCGCGCGCTTGCGCCCGACATCCCCTGGCGGAAAATAGCGGGCCTTCGCAATATTCTTGCCCACGAATATTTCGGCGTTGACCTCGACATCGTTTGGGATGTCATCATCACCCACCTGCCGCCGCTGCGGCGCGCAGTCTCAATCCTGATCTGA
- a CDS encoding nucleotidyltransferase family protein produces MNRSKDHILKALHSHAEQIRRLGAQSLALFGSTARGEAAAGSDLDFLVELSPKTFDTYMDVKFYLEDLFGTPVDLVLRESVKPVLRETILGEAVHAEGL; encoded by the coding sequence ATGAATCGCTCGAAAGACCATATCCTCAAAGCCCTGCATTCCCATGCGGAGCAAATTCGCCGCCTCGGCGCGCAGTCGCTGGCCCTGTTTGGCTCCACCGCCAGGGGAGAAGCCGCGGCGGGAAGCGATCTCGACTTCCTGGTCGAGCTCTCGCCCAAGACTTTCGATACCTACATGGACGTGAAATTCTACCTCGAAGACTTGTTCGGCACACCCGTCGACCTTGTGCTGCGCGAGAGTGTCAAGCCGGTGCTCCGCGAGACGATCCTGGGCGAGGCGGTTCATGCCGAGGGGCTTTGA